A DNA window from Ensifer sp. WSM1721 contains the following coding sequences:
- a CDS encoding aldehyde dehydrogenase family protein — MSVAKFFDEMSYGPAPEADTEARQWLARHKSKFGHFINGTFIDSVSGKTFDSFEPATGALLAKIALGGRDDVSAAVAAARKAQGPWAKLPGHARARHLYALARMIQRHARLIAVVEALDNGKPIRETRDIDIPLAARHFYHHAGWAQLQETEFADQVPVGVVGQVIPWNFPFLMLAWKIAPALALGNTVILKPAEFTPLTALLFAELASAAGLPPGVLNIVTGEGETGALIVEHEDIDKIAFTGSTEVGRLIREKTAGSGKSLTLELGGKSPFIVFDDADIDGAVEGVVDAIWFNQGQVCCAGSRLLVQEGVAPLFHERLARRMATLRVGHPLDKAIDMAAIVAPVQLQRIQDMVAKGLAEGASLHQPKIELPKGGSFYPPTLLTNVQPTSVVASEEIFGPVAVSMTFRTPEEAIQLANHTRYGLAASVWSETIGLALHVAAKLAAGVVWVNATNLFDASSGFGGKRESGFGREGGKEGCYEYLKPKAWVGRKLRAESNVPVPKPVAGEFATPTLDRTAKLFIGGKQARPDGNYSRPVLSPKGKVIGEVGEGNRKDIRNAVAAARGASGWSSATAHNRAQILYYIAENLSARAPEFADRIAAMTGASAANGRTEVDASIARLFSYGAWADKYEGVVHQPPLRGVALAMPEPQGVVGVICPPEAPLLGLVSLVAPLIAVGNRVIAVPSEPHPLAATDFDSLLETSDVPAGVINIVTGSTIELAKTLAAHNDVDALWAFGSPELSTLVEKLSVGNLKRTFVDYGKAIDWMDRSAAEGQAFLRRAVDVKNIWIPYGE; from the coding sequence ATGAGCGTCGCCAAATTCTTCGACGAAATGTCTTACGGTCCCGCGCCCGAAGCCGACACGGAGGCACGCCAGTGGCTCGCGCGCCACAAGAGCAAGTTCGGCCACTTCATCAACGGCACGTTCATCGATTCCGTCTCGGGCAAGACGTTCGACAGCTTCGAGCCGGCAACGGGCGCGCTCCTTGCGAAGATAGCGCTCGGCGGCCGTGACGATGTGAGCGCCGCCGTGGCGGCCGCACGCAAGGCGCAAGGCCCCTGGGCGAAACTGCCTGGCCATGCCCGTGCCCGTCATCTCTACGCGCTCGCCCGCATGATCCAGCGCCATGCCCGCCTGATCGCGGTCGTTGAAGCGCTCGACAACGGCAAGCCGATCCGCGAGACGCGCGACATCGACATCCCGCTTGCTGCCCGCCATTTCTATCATCATGCCGGCTGGGCGCAGCTTCAGGAGACGGAATTTGCCGATCAGGTTCCGGTCGGCGTCGTCGGCCAGGTCATTCCCTGGAACTTTCCGTTCCTGATGCTCGCTTGGAAGATCGCGCCGGCTTTGGCGCTCGGCAATACGGTGATCCTGAAACCCGCCGAGTTCACGCCGCTCACTGCCCTGCTGTTTGCGGAGCTTGCCTCTGCGGCCGGTTTGCCGCCGGGCGTGCTGAACATCGTGACGGGCGAGGGTGAGACGGGGGCGCTGATCGTCGAGCACGAGGATATCGACAAGATCGCCTTCACCGGTTCGACCGAGGTCGGCCGCCTGATCCGCGAGAAGACCGCCGGTTCGGGCAAATCGCTGACGCTGGAGCTCGGCGGCAAGTCGCCTTTCATCGTCTTCGACGACGCCGATATCGACGGGGCGGTCGAGGGCGTCGTGGACGCGATATGGTTCAATCAGGGTCAGGTCTGCTGCGCCGGCTCGCGCTTGCTCGTGCAGGAGGGCGTGGCGCCGCTCTTTCATGAACGGCTGGCGCGGCGCATGGCGACGCTCCGTGTCGGCCATCCGCTCGACAAGGCGATCGACATGGCGGCGATCGTTGCGCCGGTGCAGTTGCAACGCATCCAAGACATGGTGGCCAAGGGTCTGGCCGAAGGCGCGTCGCTGCATCAGCCGAAGATCGAGTTGCCGAAGGGCGGCAGCTTCTATCCACCGACGCTGCTCACCAATGTCCAGCCGACCTCCGTCGTCGCCTCGGAGGAGATTTTCGGGCCGGTGGCCGTTTCCATGACCTTCCGTACGCCGGAGGAGGCGATCCAGCTTGCCAACCATACCCGCTACGGCCTTGCCGCCAGCGTCTGGAGCGAAACGATCGGGCTGGCTCTGCATGTAGCGGCAAAGCTCGCCGCCGGCGTCGTCTGGGTCAACGCCACCAATCTCTTCGACGCCTCGAGCGGCTTCGGCGGGAAACGCGAATCCGGCTTCGGCCGCGAAGGCGGAAAGGAAGGCTGCTACGAATATCTGAAGCCGAAGGCCTGGGTCGGGCGCAAGCTCCGTGCCGAATCTAACGTGCCGGTTCCGAAGCCCGTGGCCGGTGAGTTCGCGACGCCGACACTCGACCGCACCGCCAAGCTCTTCATCGGCGGCAAGCAGGCGCGGCCGGACGGCAACTACTCGCGGCCGGTGCTTTCGCCGAAGGGCAAGGTGATCGGCGAGGTCGGCGAGGGCAATCGCAAGGACATCCGCAACGCCGTCGCCGCCGCACGGGGCGCGTCCGGCTGGTCGTCCGCAACGGCACATAACCGTGCGCAGATCCTCTACTACATCGCCGAGAACTTGAGCGCCCGAGCGCCGGAATTCGCCGATCGCATCGCTGCGATGACCGGGGCCTCGGCCGCCAATGGCAGGACGGAGGTGGACGCCTCGATCGCGCGTCTCTTCAGCTACGGCGCCTGGGCGGACAAATACGAGGGCGTCGTACACCAGCCGCCGTTGCGCGGCGTGGCGCTGGCCATGCCGGAGCCGCAAGGCGTTGTCGGCGTCATCTGCCCGCCGGAAGCGCCGCTGCTTGGGCTTGTCAGTCTTGTCGCGCCGCTCATTGCCGTCGGCAATCGCGTCATCGCCGTTCCAAGCGAACCGCATCCGCTGGCCGCGACCGATTTCGATTCCCTCCTCGAGACCTCCGACGTGCCTGCCGGCGTGATCAATATCGTCACCGGCTCGACGATCGAACTCGCCAAAACGCTCGCCGCCCATAATGACGTTGACGCGCTCTGGGCGTTCGGCTCGCCGGAGCTCTCGACGCTCGTCGAAAAGCTGTCGGTCGGCAATCTGAAGCGCACCTTCGTCGACTACGGCAAGGCCATCGACTGGATGGATCGTTCGGCCGCCGAGGGGCAGGCGTTTCTGCGCCGAGCGGTGGACGTCAAGAACATCTGGATTCCTTACGGCGAGTAG
- the deoC gene encoding deoxyribose-phosphate aldolase — MEDLARKRVLAVEEHPAGAGHNWPRNDGVELDLSWVLDQRVNLSAAERRVATLPGRRTVKKDAQAAWLLKAVTCIDLTTLNGDDTAERVKRLCAKARQPVRQDILDALGMGDRGITTGAVCVYHRFVSTAVEALKGSGIPVAAVSTGFPAGLVPHDVKLREIEASVAEGAREIDIVITREHVLTGNWQALYGEMRDFRAACGDAHVKAILATGDLKTLRNVARASLVCMMAGADFIKTSTGKEGVNATLLVTLVMLRMIRAYEERTGMKVGYKPAGGISAAKDVLNYQFLMKEELGREWLEPDLFRIGASSLLADIERQLEHHVSGAYSALNRHPIG; from the coding sequence TTGGAAGATCTTGCTCGGAAACGTGTGCTGGCGGTGGAAGAACATCCCGCCGGTGCTGGTCATAACTGGCCGCGCAACGACGGCGTCGAGCTCGACCTTTCCTGGGTGCTCGACCAGCGCGTAAACCTATCTGCCGCCGAGCGGCGCGTCGCGACGCTGCCGGGGCGCAGGACGGTCAAGAAGGATGCGCAGGCCGCCTGGCTGCTGAAAGCGGTGACCTGCATCGATCTCACGACACTCAATGGCGACGACACGGCCGAACGCGTCAAGCGTCTCTGCGCCAAGGCGCGCCAGCCGGTGCGCCAGGATATTCTCGATGCGCTCGGCATGGGTGATCGCGGTATTACGACCGGTGCGGTCTGCGTCTATCATCGCTTCGTTTCGACGGCGGTCGAGGCGCTCAAGGGCTCGGGTATTCCGGTCGCCGCCGTTTCCACCGGCTTTCCTGCCGGCCTCGTGCCGCATGACGTGAAGCTCCGGGAGATCGAAGCCTCGGTTGCCGAAGGGGCGCGGGAGATCGATATCGTCATAACGCGCGAGCATGTGCTGACCGGCAACTGGCAGGCGCTTTATGGCGAGATGCGCGACTTCCGTGCCGCCTGCGGCGACGCGCATGTCAAGGCGATCCTCGCGACCGGCGATCTCAAGACGCTCCGCAACGTCGCGCGCGCCTCGCTCGTCTGCATGATGGCTGGCGCCGACTTCATCAAGACCTCGACCGGCAAGGAGGGGGTGAACGCGACGCTGCTCGTCACCCTCGTCATGCTGAGAATGATCCGCGCCTATGAGGAGCGGACGGGAATGAAGGTCGGCTACAAGCCGGCCGGCGGCATTTCCGCCGCGAAGGACGTGCTCAACTACCAGTTCCTGATGAAGGAAGAGCTCGGGCGGGAATGGCTGGAGCCCGACCTCTTCCGCATCGGGGCATCGAGCCTGCTGGCCGACATCGAACGTCAGCTCGAACATCATGTCAGCGGTGCCTATTCGGCCCTCAACAGACACCCGATAGGATAA
- a CDS encoding DeoR family transcriptional regulator gives MANRKSTRIIALADALSARRVLHLKEAAALLGVSEMTIRRDVADNPGLFGYLGGHIVPAAEIDGDAPYELARAADSHAAAKREACVHAAKHIRPDETIFIDCGTTLEYLVDLIPENYSITAACYSLNAAERLTRKPNVRLVMLGGVYHPSSASFSGGSGLDTLDQLGINVAFLSAAGVDSARGATCVHFHEVPVKQKAISLARESYLVVDKSKLGRLKAAFFAPLSDFRSVITEEGEAATAAGAVPLSGKL, from the coding sequence ATGGCCAATCGAAAATCGACACGCATCATCGCATTGGCCGACGCGCTTTCGGCGCGTCGGGTGCTGCATTTGAAAGAGGCGGCGGCGCTGCTCGGCGTATCGGAAATGACGATCCGCCGCGACGTCGCCGACAATCCCGGTCTTTTTGGATATCTCGGCGGCCATATCGTTCCGGCCGCGGAGATCGATGGCGATGCGCCCTATGAGCTCGCGCGCGCGGCCGACAGCCATGCGGCAGCAAAACGGGAGGCTTGCGTCCACGCCGCCAAACACATCCGCCCCGATGAGACGATCTTCATCGATTGCGGTACGACGCTTGAATATCTGGTCGACTTGATACCGGAAAATTACTCAATAACAGCAGCATGTTACTCGCTGAATGCGGCGGAGCGGCTTACACGTAAGCCGAATGTTCGGCTCGTCATGCTCGGTGGCGTCTATCATCCGTCCTCGGCTTCCTTTTCCGGCGGCTCCGGGCTCGATACGCTGGATCAGCTCGGCATCAATGTCGCCTTCCTCTCTGCGGCCGGCGTCGATTCGGCGAGGGGCGCGACCTGCGTTCATTTTCATGAGGTGCCGGTTAAGCAGAAGGCTATCTCGCTGGCGCGCGAGAGCTATCTCGTCGTGGACAAGAGCAAGCTCGGCAGGCTGAAGGCGGCCTTCTTCGCGCCACTCAGCGACTTCCGATCCGTTATTACGGAAGAAGGGGAGGCTGCAACAGCCGCCGGTGCGGTCCCGCTGTCCGGCAAGTTATGA
- a CDS encoding GntR family transcriptional regulator: MTSANFTAAENAIDFGAQQIRDALREAIVERRLAPGTKLSENDVGSLFNVSRTLVRAALQALAYEGLVNVEKNRGAFVAHPSVAEAQQIFATRRLIEPSVIRDAARHIQKAEIKDLRELLAQEERLTNQRGATARRAEIKASGDFHLAIAAITGNAILKRFMDELIARSSLVIALYGQSVISSCGHNEHQEIVDALEKKDVDSACALMLKHIDHIEADLDLRTTKKGGDLRDALQL, translated from the coding sequence ATGACTTCAGCCAATTTCACCGCGGCGGAAAACGCCATCGACTTCGGCGCCCAGCAGATTCGCGACGCGCTGCGCGAGGCGATCGTCGAAAGACGTCTGGCGCCCGGGACGAAGCTTTCCGAAAATGACGTCGGCAGCCTGTTCAATGTCAGCCGCACGCTCGTGCGTGCCGCCCTTCAGGCCTTGGCATATGAAGGGCTCGTCAATGTCGAGAAGAACCGCGGTGCCTTCGTCGCCCATCCTTCCGTCGCCGAGGCGCAGCAAATCTTCGCGACGCGCCGGCTTATCGAACCCAGTGTGATCCGGGATGCGGCGCGCCACATTCAAAAGGCTGAGATCAAGGACCTGCGAGAGCTGCTGGCGCAAGAGGAGCGATTGACGAACCAGCGCGGCGCCACCGCTCGCCGGGCCGAGATCAAGGCGTCGGGCGATTTCCATCTGGCGATCGCCGCGATCACCGGCAATGCCATTCTGAAGCGCTTCATGGACGAACTCATCGCGCGTTCTTCCCTTGTGATCGCGCTCTACGGCCAGTCGGTGATCTCGAGCTGCGGCCACAACGAACATCAGGAAATCGTCGACGCCCTGGAGAAAAAGGACGTCGACAGCGCCTGCGCGCTGATGCTCAAGCATATCGATCACATCGAGGCGGATCTCGACTTGCGAACGACGAAGAAGGGCGGCGATCTCAGGGACGCCCTGCAGTTGTGA
- a CDS encoding ABC transporter ATP-binding protein, whose protein sequence is MSKAAEIDIASISKVYGATTAVHAISLKIPAGSYCCLLGPSGCGKTSTLRMIAGHESISSGDIRLGNVVVTDFPPAKRGTAMMFQSYALFPHLDLVDNVAFSLKMKGVEKQERRAKALEMLKLMQMEAYATRRPAQLSGGQQQRVALARALITDPEALLLDEPLSALDPFLKIRMRAELKKLQKTLGITFVHVTHSQEEAMALADVIVIMNNGRIEQAAAPRTVFERPATAFVARFMGDHNVLSGRVTTIEDGIVTLTVPEGQTFAVRDIAQEVGKPIDIGIRTDRVRLGPASEKSLGFEGVVSNVEYRGASVKITVFGAGSDDFTVVVSDAEYFKKPVSTGDAVSLSWALEDVIPLGRMSA, encoded by the coding sequence ATGTCCAAAGCAGCAGAAATCGATATCGCCTCCATTTCAAAGGTCTATGGCGCCACGACGGCTGTTCACGCCATCAGCCTGAAGATCCCGGCCGGCAGCTATTGCTGCCTTCTCGGTCCCTCGGGCTGTGGCAAGACATCGACGCTGCGCATGATCGCCGGACATGAAAGCATCTCGTCGGGCGATATCCGCCTCGGCAACGTCGTCGTGACCGATTTCCCGCCGGCAAAGCGCGGCACCGCGATGATGTTCCAGTCCTACGCGCTCTTTCCCCATCTCGACCTTGTCGACAATGTCGCCTTCAGTCTGAAGATGAAGGGCGTCGAAAAGCAAGAACGCCGGGCCAAGGCGCTCGAAATGCTCAAGCTGATGCAGATGGAGGCCTATGCGACGCGCCGTCCAGCACAGCTTTCCGGCGGGCAGCAGCAGCGCGTGGCGCTCGCTCGCGCTCTCATCACCGATCCCGAGGCGCTGCTCCTCGACGAGCCGCTCTCAGCGCTCGATCCCTTCCTGAAGATCCGCATGCGCGCGGAACTCAAGAAGCTGCAGAAGACGCTCGGCATCACCTTCGTGCATGTCACGCACAGCCAGGAAGAGGCGATGGCTCTCGCCGACGTCATCGTCATCATGAACAACGGCCGGATCGAACAGGCGGCAGCGCCCCGCACCGTCTTCGAAAGGCCGGCGACCGCCTTCGTCGCCCGCTTCATGGGCGACCACAACGTGCTTTCCGGCCGCGTGACCACAATCGAAGACGGCATCGTTACGCTGACTGTGCCGGAGGGGCAGACGTTCGCGGTTCGCGATATCGCGCAGGAGGTTGGAAAGCCCATCGATATCGGCATCCGTACAGATCGTGTGCGACTCGGCCCCGCGTCGGAGAAATCGCTCGGCTTTGAGGGCGTGGTCTCGAATGTCGAATATCGCGGCGCCTCCGTGAAGATCACCGTCTTCGGAGCCGGCAGTGACGACTTCACCGTCGTCGTCTCGGACGCCGAATACTTCAAGAAACCCGTGTCGACCGGCGACGCCGTATCTTTGAGTTGGGCCTTGGAGGATGTCATCCCTCTCGGCCGCATGTCCGCCTGA
- a CDS encoding PotD/PotF family extracellular solute-binding protein, giving the protein MTTETKTATPGKGISRRSLLKTGAAAVGAIAGSGAITGFPTIWAQNPITLRQFGTGVSNINAIAEKCKEDLGITLEMTATDSDAAAQRAVTQPDSYDIADIEYWIAKKVFPTGVMQPMDVSKIKYYDKIVPLFINGKLKPDSVVAQGTAPHTVGFVDALDSKTFAKEPTQWMTLIPTIYNADTLGIRPDLVGRDITTWADIMDPAFKGKTAILNIPSIGIMDAAMIMEAMGNIKYADKGNMTKDEIDQTIDFLIKAKQDGQFRAFWKSFDESVNLMASGEVVIQSMWSPAVAAVRSKGIACKYQPLKEGYRAWGGGLGLAAHLQGAQLDAAYEYINWYLSGWVGAYLNRQGYYSAAMETAKAHMSEDEWGFWVEGKPAKGDILSPEGKVMEKAGAVRDGGSFEERMGKVACWNSVMDEDRYMVRRWNEFIAA; this is encoded by the coding sequence ATGACCACTGAAACAAAGACTGCCACGCCCGGAAAGGGCATCTCGCGGCGTTCGTTGCTGAAGACCGGGGCGGCCGCCGTCGGCGCCATTGCCGGTTCGGGCGCGATCACCGGCTTCCCGACCATCTGGGCGCAGAACCCGATCACACTCCGCCAGTTCGGCACCGGCGTCTCGAACATCAATGCGATCGCGGAGAAGTGCAAGGAAGACCTCGGCATCACGCTGGAAATGACCGCGACCGATTCCGACGCCGCAGCCCAGCGCGCCGTCACCCAACCGGACTCCTACGACATCGCCGACATCGAATACTGGATCGCCAAGAAGGTCTTCCCGACCGGCGTCATGCAGCCGATGGATGTTTCGAAGATCAAGTATTACGACAAGATCGTGCCGCTCTTCATTAATGGCAAGCTGAAGCCGGATAGCGTGGTCGCGCAAGGGACGGCGCCGCATACGGTCGGCTTCGTGGATGCACTGGACTCCAAGACCTTCGCCAAGGAGCCGACGCAGTGGATGACGCTCATCCCGACCATCTACAATGCCGACACTCTCGGCATCCGCCCGGATCTCGTCGGCCGCGACATCACCACCTGGGCCGATATCATGGACCCGGCCTTCAAGGGCAAGACGGCGATCCTCAACATTCCCTCGATCGGCATCATGGACGCCGCGATGATCATGGAGGCCATGGGCAACATCAAATATGCCGACAAGGGCAACATGACCAAGGACGAGATCGACCAGACGATCGACTTTCTCATCAAGGCCAAACAGGACGGCCAGTTCCGCGCCTTCTGGAAGTCCTTCGACGAGAGCGTCAACCTCATGGCTTCCGGCGAGGTCGTCATCCAATCCATGTGGTCGCCGGCCGTCGCGGCCGTCCGCTCGAAAGGCATCGCCTGCAAGTACCAGCCGCTGAAGGAAGGCTACCGCGCCTGGGGCGGCGGCCTCGGCCTTGCCGCCCACCTCCAGGGCGCTCAGCTCGACGCGGCTTATGAATATATCAACTGGTATCTCTCCGGTTGGGTCGGCGCCTACCTCAACCGTCAGGGCTACTATTCTGCAGCCATGGAAACCGCGAAGGCCCACATGTCCGAGGACGAATGGGGCTTCTGGGTCGAAGGCAAGCCCGCCAAGGGCGACATCCTCTCGCCGGAAGGCAAGGTCATGGAAAAGGCCGGCGCCGTGCGCGACGGCGGCTCCTTCGAGGAACGCATGGGCAAGGTCGCCTGCTGGAACTCCGTGATGGACGAAGACCGCTACATGGTCCGCCGCTGGAACGAGTTCATCGCGGCGTAA
- a CDS encoding ABC transporter permease, with the protein MKAGKAPRSLAAPRWLIAYLQATPLLLILGFFFILPILMIIVVSFWDYDFAGLYPDFLTMNYTDTLGSWVTWKTYLNTLKFTVLTWALTLVIGFWVAYFLTFHIRTTTMQMVLFLVCTVPFLTSNIIRMISWIPVLGRNGLVNSALIKLGVTPEPIEWLLYSDFAVVLALVHLNTLFMVTPIFNTLMRIDRSLIEAARDCGASGRQILWNVILPLAKPGMAIGSIFVVTLVMADFSTVQVMSGGQSASVALMMKNQMSLLQYPAAAANAVVLLVVVLLMVAAILRVVDIRKEL; encoded by the coding sequence ATGAAGGCGGGCAAAGCACCCCGCTCCCTCGCCGCGCCCCGATGGCTGATCGCCTATCTCCAGGCCACTCCCCTCCTTCTGATCCTCGGCTTCTTCTTCATCCTGCCGATCCTGATGATCATCGTCGTCAGCTTCTGGGACTATGATTTTGCCGGCCTCTACCCCGACTTCCTGACGATGAATTACACCGACACGCTCGGCTCCTGGGTCACCTGGAAGACCTATCTCAACACGCTGAAGTTCACCGTCCTTACCTGGGCGCTGACGCTCGTGATCGGCTTCTGGGTCGCCTATTTCCTCACCTTCCACATCCGCACGACGACGATGCAGATGGTGCTGTTCCTCGTCTGCACCGTGCCGTTCCTCACGTCGAACATCATCCGGATGATCTCCTGGATCCCCGTTCTCGGCCGCAACGGCCTCGTCAATTCGGCTTTGATCAAGCTCGGCGTCACTCCCGAACCGATCGAATGGCTGCTCTATTCCGATTTTGCCGTGGTCCTCGCCCTGGTGCATCTCAATACGCTTTTCATGGTGACGCCGATCTTCAACACGCTGATGCGCATCGACCGTTCGCTGATCGAGGCCGCGCGCGACTGCGGCGCAAGCGGCCGGCAAATCCTCTGGAACGTGATCCTGCCACTCGCAAAACCGGGCATGGCGATCGGCTCGATCTTCGTCGTGACGCTGGTCATGGCTGATTTTTCGACCGTTCAGGTCATGTCGGGCGGCCAAAGCGCATCCGTCGCGCTGATGATGAAGAACCAGATGTCCTTGCTGCAGTATCCGGCAGCCGCCGCCAACGCGGTCGTGCTCTTGGTCGTGGTCCTTCTGATGGTCGCGGCGATCCTCAGGGTCGTCGATATCCGCAAGGAGCTTTGA
- a CDS encoding ABC transporter permease has translation MNREVQSKEFYVLTAFFALFVLFLYGPLSAVLILSFQGPDGGLTFPMNGVSLRWFYNLFEKQAVGDFGASFRRSFTLGLMVTVVNVVVALLAGLAFRYRFRGSTALFYMTVASLVVPSIIISLGIGVVFQQFGLKPAWYSSGFGAHLTWTLPFGVLIMFAVFNRFSPAYEEAARDLGATSWQTFRHVVLPMIAPSLVGVGLFGFTLSYDEFARTLMTSGTYNTLPLEIYAMTTNVTTPVLYALGTVTTLFSFTIILIALAVILVLRRRQARIS, from the coding sequence ATGAATCGCGAAGTACAATCCAAGGAATTCTACGTACTTACCGCCTTCTTCGCGCTCTTCGTCCTGTTCCTCTACGGCCCGCTCTCGGCCGTCCTGATCCTCTCCTTCCAAGGGCCGGATGGCGGCCTCACTTTTCCCATGAACGGCGTTTCGCTGCGCTGGTTCTACAATCTCTTCGAGAAGCAGGCGGTCGGCGACTTCGGCGCCTCGTTCCGCCGCTCCTTCACGCTCGGACTGATGGTGACGGTCGTCAACGTCGTCGTGGCGCTGCTGGCAGGCCTTGCCTTCCGCTACCGTTTCCGCGGCTCGACGGCGCTGTTCTACATGACGGTCGCAAGCCTCGTCGTGCCCTCGATCATCATCTCGCTCGGCATCGGCGTCGTCTTTCAGCAGTTCGGGCTCAAGCCCGCCTGGTATTCCTCGGGGTTCGGCGCACACTTGACCTGGACGCTGCCCTTCGGCGTGCTGATCATGTTCGCCGTCTTCAACCGCTTCTCGCCTGCCTATGAGGAAGCCGCGCGCGACCTCGGCGCCACGTCCTGGCAGACTTTCCGCCATGTTGTGCTGCCGATGATCGCTCCGAGCCTCGTCGGCGTCGGCCTCTTCGGCTTCACCCTCTCCTACGACGAATTCGCCCGCACGCTGATGACGTCCGGCACCTATAATACGCTGCCGCTCGAAATCTATGCGATGACCACCAATGTGACGACGCCGGTGCTCTATGCGCTGGGCACGGTCACGACGCTCTTCTCCTTCACAATCATCCTCATCGCACTCGCCGTCATCCTGGTACTCAGGCGCCGGCAGGCAAGAATAAGCTGA
- a CDS encoding aspartate/glutamate racemase family protein has protein sequence MRILIVNPNTTVSMTEKAAAAARRVAGHGTEIIAATSKGGPASIEGHYDGAIAVPGLLMEIRDGEAAGADAAIIACFDDTGLDAARTLADIPVLGLCESAVMTAGLLAERFTVVTTLERSRVLIENLVRRYGAGERARVRAADVPVLELEDKASAALPKLKRQIELALDQDGAEAIVLGCAGMADLAQSLQREYGVPVIDGVSAAVKQAEALVAQGLKTSKRGSYASPLAKPYSGAMSAFAPIPT, from the coding sequence ATGCGCATTCTGATCGTCAATCCGAATACAACCGTCTCGATGACCGAGAAGGCAGCGGCAGCCGCGCGCCGGGTGGCCGGGCACGGCACAGAAATCATCGCCGCCACGTCGAAGGGCGGACCGGCCTCGATCGAGGGGCACTATGACGGGGCGATCGCCGTGCCCGGCCTGCTTATGGAAATCCGTGATGGTGAGGCGGCCGGGGCTGATGCCGCGATCATCGCCTGTTTCGACGACACCGGGCTCGACGCGGCACGCACGCTCGCCGACATCCCCGTGCTCGGGCTTTGCGAGTCCGCGGTGATGACGGCCGGGCTGCTCGCCGAGCGCTTCACCGTCGTCACCACTCTCGAGCGCTCCCGCGTGCTCATCGAGAACCTAGTCCGCCGCTACGGCGCGGGCGAACGGGCCAGGGTTCGGGCCGCCGATGTTCCGGTGCTCGAACTGGAGGACAAGGCGTCCGCGGCCCTCCCCAAGCTGAAACGCCAGATCGAACTGGCGCTCGATCAGGACGGCGCCGAGGCGATCGTCCTCGGCTGTGCCGGAATGGCCGACCTCGCCCAGTCGCTCCAGCGCGAGTATGGCGTGCCGGTCATCGACGGCGTCTCGGCCGCCGTCAAACAGGCCGAGGCGCTGGTGGCGCAGGGGCTTAAAACCAGCAAGCGGGGCTCCTATGCCTCACCGCTCGCGAAGCCCTATAGCGGCGCGATGAGCGCCTTCGCGCCGATACCGACGTAA